The Solibacillus daqui genome has a segment encoding these proteins:
- a CDS encoding ester cyclase encodes MLNESNKEIAKKFLQLVADGQVKKAYELYIGEDFVHHNAYFAAGSEALMRGMEESAKMTPNKQFTVKLTLEDGNKVMTYSHLKHKPEDVGVVVVHIVRIENGKIVEMWDVGQAIPQEIVNTDGIF; translated from the coding sequence ATGCTAAACGAATCAAATAAAGAAATCGCTAAAAAATTTTTACAATTAGTAGCAGATGGGCAAGTGAAAAAGGCATATGAGCTTTATATAGGCGAAGATTTTGTACATCATAATGCGTATTTTGCAGCAGGGAGTGAGGCCTTAATGCGCGGAATGGAAGAAAGTGCAAAGATGACACCAAATAAGCAATTTACAGTAAAGCTTACATTAGAAGATGGCAATAAAGTAATGACGTACTCGCATTTAAAGCACAAGCCTGAAGATGTAGGGGTAGTAGTTGTGCATATTGTACGAATAGAAAATGGAAAAATCGTTGAGATGTGGGATGTTGGACAAGCAATCCCACAGGAAATTGTCAATACAGATGGGATTTTTTAA
- the helD gene encoding RNA polymerase recycling motor HelD translates to MSTLFQQEQQHLQDVLEVVDQQTQKLKAETSKRQQEVVSIRRHFWDEVKINTDTFDDFLETVINLRQETQALAVGETTYDHVKKRLSTLQKMQNAPYFARIDLKEQGMNDAEPIYIGISSLMDETGEDFIVYDWRAPILSVYYDDEPGHVSYKTPSGTVEGELEKKWQYLIRNGKLISMFDTSLTIGDELLQEVLGQGTNKQMQSIVSTIQREQNKLIRHEQGRILIVHGAAGSGKTSAALQRIAYLLYKHRATLKADQVLLFSPNGMFNSYVANVLPELGEENMQQTTFQEYLQQRIDGDFTLETAYEQLETLLTNSFTETMNSRLAAIHYKASTAFFAQIEQYFIALTEKGMQFKPIVFRGEEIVSANEISQQFYMIYGQLPFAARLEKIQHGLINTLKKRAKYERTKNWVQEEMELLSDVAFEEARRYFARKKGFKREEVEQFEMSEQQLTQLLVARRFKPLREAIEALEFIDIPAIYEGLFDENTSISQVEHWAEICHITKQQLASGILLYEDATPYVLLKEWLVGMQVNRQIKYIFIDEAQDYAPFQFEVLKRLFPAAKFTILGDFNQGIFSHAHHLNNFEHLIELFGEQETTLLAMHRSYRSTKPIIEFTRQLIPEGQAIIPFNRAGDMPTLTILQSRQQLHEKIQHRVVALQQQGMATIAIICQSAQESKDAYEGLASSIDQLKLMKPGSAEYEQGVIIIPAYLAKGIEFDAVVIYDASKYRYGQERVRRLLYTACTRAMHQLTLLSLGEPSEFLHAPCEQDVIQIIIEGE, encoded by the coding sequence ATGAGTACATTATTTCAGCAAGAGCAACAACATTTACAGGATGTTTTGGAGGTAGTGGATCAGCAAACGCAAAAGTTAAAAGCAGAAACATCGAAGCGTCAGCAAGAAGTTGTATCGATTCGACGTCATTTTTGGGATGAGGTAAAAATTAATACCGATACATTTGACGACTTTTTAGAAACCGTTATTAACTTACGCCAAGAAACGCAAGCTTTAGCAGTTGGCGAAACGACTTATGACCATGTAAAAAAACGTCTAAGTACGTTGCAAAAAATGCAAAACGCTCCTTATTTTGCACGAATTGATTTAAAGGAACAAGGTATGAATGATGCAGAGCCAATTTATATTGGAATTTCGTCACTAATGGATGAAACCGGTGAGGATTTTATTGTATATGATTGGCGTGCACCGATATTAAGTGTGTATTACGATGATGAACCAGGCCATGTAAGTTATAAAACACCGAGTGGAACAGTAGAAGGCGAACTTGAAAAGAAGTGGCAATATTTAATTCGTAACGGCAAGCTAATTTCAATGTTTGATACAAGCCTGACAATTGGAGATGAGTTATTACAAGAGGTGCTTGGGCAAGGTACAAATAAGCAAATGCAAAGCATCGTCTCGACGATTCAACGGGAGCAAAATAAACTCATTCGTCATGAACAGGGGAGAATATTAATCGTCCATGGTGCAGCTGGTAGTGGCAAAACTTCAGCAGCCTTGCAAAGAATAGCCTATTTATTATACAAGCATCGTGCCACTTTAAAGGCCGATCAAGTATTATTATTTTCTCCCAATGGGATGTTTAACAGCTATGTAGCAAATGTCTTACCAGAGCTGGGGGAAGAAAATATGCAACAGACGACATTTCAGGAATATTTGCAGCAGCGTATTGATGGTGATTTTACGCTAGAAACAGCGTATGAACAATTAGAAACACTGTTGACGAATTCTTTTACAGAAACGATGAATAGCCGACTTGCTGCCATTCACTATAAAGCGTCAACGGCATTTTTTGCTCAAATTGAACAGTACTTTATAGCTTTAACAGAAAAGGGCATGCAATTTAAACCGATTGTTTTCCGCGGTGAAGAAATTGTTTCTGCAAATGAAATTTCACAACAGTTTTATATGATCTATGGGCAATTACCATTTGCAGCCCGTTTAGAAAAGATTCAACACGGACTGATTAATACATTAAAAAAACGAGCGAAGTATGAACGGACAAAGAATTGGGTACAAGAAGAAATGGAGTTGTTGAGTGATGTTGCTTTTGAAGAAGCACGTCGCTATTTTGCGAGAAAGAAAGGATTTAAGCGTGAAGAAGTAGAGCAATTTGAAATGTCAGAACAACAGCTTACACAACTACTGGTAGCACGCCGTTTTAAGCCGCTACGTGAAGCAATTGAGGCGTTGGAATTTATCGATATACCGGCTATTTATGAAGGGCTGTTTGACGAGAATACTTCTATATCCCAAGTTGAACATTGGGCTGAAATTTGTCATATTACAAAGCAACAGCTAGCTTCTGGGATATTGTTGTACGAAGATGCAACGCCTTATGTTTTGTTGAAAGAATGGCTTGTAGGTATGCAAGTGAACCGTCAAATTAAATATATTTTTATTGATGAGGCGCAAGATTATGCACCATTTCAATTTGAGGTGTTGAAGCGTTTATTTCCTGCTGCGAAATTTACGATTTTAGGTGATTTTAATCAAGGGATTTTTTCACATGCGCATCATCTCAATAATTTCGAGCACTTAATCGAGCTGTTCGGAGAGCAAGAAACAACACTATTAGCGATGCATCGTAGCTATCGTTCTACAAAACCAATTATTGAATTTACGCGTCAGCTCATTCCAGAAGGACAAGCAATTATTCCATTTAATCGAGCGGGTGACATGCCAACGCTGACAATACTTCAAAGCAGACAGCAGCTACATGAAAAAATTCAGCATCGTGTTGTAGCCCTGCAGCAACAAGGGATGGCAACGATCGCAATTATTTGTCAGTCTGCGCAAGAGAGTAAAGACGCATATGAAGGATTAGCTAGTTCTATCGATCAATTAAAGCTTATGAAACCGGGTTCTGCCGAATACGAGCAAGGCGTGATTATCATTCCGGCGTACTTAGCAAAAGGGATTGAATTTGATGCTGTAGTGATTTATGATGCATCCAAATATCGTTATGGACAAGAGCGAGTGCGTCGTTTACTTTATACAGCTTGTACAAGAGCGATGCATCAGTTAACGCTTCTCAGTTTAGGGGAGCCAAGTGAATTTTTGCATGCTCCATGTGAACAAGATGTTATTCAAATTATAATTGAGGGGGAATAA
- a CDS encoding VOC family protein, with translation MPKIIPHLWFDKEAKEAANFYVSLFDDSKIMHETVIENTPSGDAEYVTFQLANQEFQAISAGPYFQLNPSISFMVACYSKEEVDRLYAGLIQGGTELMPLGEYPFSDWYVWVQDRYGLSWQLMLVPEEKVLQKITPSLLFSHEVNGQAEVALHFYTGLFPFVELQEIAYFAEGEVPAKKASVSFARFQLEDTQFVVMDNGMEADFHFNEAVSFIINCKDQEEIDFYWAHLSYVEEAEQCGWVKDRFGVSWQIVPANIGAILNKGSREENQRVTEAMLKMKKLDIAALERARNN, from the coding sequence ATGCCAAAAATCATTCCTCATTTATGGTTCGATAAAGAAGCAAAAGAGGCAGCAAACTTTTATGTAAGTTTATTTGATGATTCAAAAATTATGCATGAAACGGTCATTGAAAATACACCGTCTGGAGATGCCGAATATGTAACATTTCAACTGGCTAATCAAGAATTCCAAGCAATTAGTGCCGGGCCATATTTTCAATTGAACCCCTCCATTTCGTTTATGGTAGCTTGTTATTCAAAAGAAGAAGTGGACCGATTGTACGCAGGGTTAATACAAGGTGGTACAGAACTGATGCCGCTCGGGGAATATCCGTTTAGTGATTGGTATGTATGGGTGCAGGATCGCTACGGTCTGTCTTGGCAACTGATGTTGGTACCTGAAGAAAAAGTGCTTCAAAAAATTACGCCAAGCCTCTTATTTTCACATGAAGTTAATGGACAAGCAGAAGTTGCACTGCATTTTTACACAGGGTTATTCCCATTTGTAGAGTTGCAGGAAATAGCCTATTTTGCTGAGGGGGAAGTGCCAGCAAAGAAAGCTAGTGTAAGTTTTGCGCGCTTTCAACTAGAGGATACGCAATTTGTTGTAATGGATAATGGAATGGAAGCTGATTTTCATTTTAATGAAGCGGTGTCTTTTATTATTAACTGCAAGGATCAAGAGGAAATCGACTTTTACTGGGCACATTTATCGTATGTCGAGGAGGCGGAACAATGTGGTTGGGTAAAGGACCGTTTTGGCGTGTCGTGGCAGATTGTACCAGCCAATATAGGGGCTATTTTGAATAAGGGTTCGCGTGAGGAAAATCAACGTGTAACAGAGGCGATGCTAAAAATGAAAAAGCTCGATATTGCTGCGCTCGAACGTGCTCGAAATAATTGA
- a CDS encoding class I SAM-dependent methyltransferase: MDMKQNIYDNTEFFEQYQQIRAREYNYNKQIEQPSFLQLVPDLQGQVVLDIGCGAGDFAVLCIQKGAKEVLGIDISANMITTAKKRHEQEHLKFMKIAFEDLILQQGHFHFISSSLALHYMANLHDVIQKISAALSRGGVLLFSIQHPIYTANMGEDNWITDEDGNILHFAVDRYHEEGIRKEDWLVDGVIMYHRSIATIFNTLLNNGLSIEKVVEPIPSREILQQVSNFKKILRSPPFLIIRAKNLN; encoded by the coding sequence ATGGATATGAAACAGAACATTTATGATAACACCGAATTTTTTGAACAGTACCAGCAAATTAGAGCGAGAGAATATAATTATAACAAGCAAATAGAGCAACCGAGTTTTCTGCAGCTTGTACCAGATCTTCAAGGGCAAGTCGTTTTAGATATTGGGTGTGGTGCTGGTGATTTTGCTGTCCTTTGTATACAAAAAGGCGCGAAAGAAGTTTTAGGGATTGATATATCTGCTAATATGATTACTACGGCTAAAAAACGTCACGAGCAAGAGCATTTAAAATTTATGAAGATTGCTTTTGAAGATTTAATTTTACAACAGGGTCATTTTCATTTTATAAGTAGTTCTCTGGCTCTACACTATATGGCTAATTTGCATGATGTCATTCAAAAAATTAGTGCAGCCTTAAGTAGAGGCGGTGTATTATTATTTTCAATTCAGCACCCTATTTATACGGCGAATATGGGAGAGGATAATTGGATAACAGATGAAGATGGAAATATCCTGCATTTTGCGGTGGACCGTTATCATGAAGAGGGGATAAGAAAGGAAGATTGGTTAGTAGATGGTGTCATTATGTATCATAGGTCTATTGCCACAATATTTAATACGTTATTGAATAATGGCTTATCCATTGAAAAAGTAGTTGAACCAATTCCATCAAGAGAAATTTTGCAACAAGTGTCCAATTTTAAAAAAATACTTCGAAGCCCTCCGTTTTTAATTATAAGAGCTAAAAATTTAAATTGA
- a CDS encoding isoprenylcysteine carboxyl methyltransferase family protein — MIFYFIFVFVIIQRLVELLIAKRNEKLMRAKGAYEVGASHYPFMIALHVSFFISLLIEVLYFKSMVVPFYELLVVFVLLQLFRIWCLVSLGMYWNTKIIILPGANVVVKGPYSYIRHPNYLVVCLEILVLPLLFHAYVTALIFTILNFLMLAVRIPIEEKALKEVTDYATSMKRT; from the coding sequence TTGATTTTTTACTTCATTTTTGTTTTCGTTATCATTCAAAGACTAGTGGAACTGCTAATTGCGAAAAGAAATGAAAAATTGATGCGGGCAAAAGGGGCCTATGAAGTTGGGGCCTCTCATTATCCATTTATGATTGCGTTACATGTCAGCTTCTTTATAAGTCTTCTAATAGAAGTATTGTATTTTAAATCCATGGTTGTCCCATTTTATGAGTTGCTAGTTGTATTTGTGTTATTGCAACTTTTTAGAATATGGTGCTTAGTATCCCTTGGTATGTACTGGAATACAAAAATTATTATTTTACCAGGGGCAAATGTTGTTGTGAAAGGTCCGTATTCCTATATTCGCCACCCCAATTACTTAGTGGTATGTCTTGAAATTTTAGTGCTGCCTTTACTATTCCATGCCTATGTTACAGCGCTTATTTTTACAATTTTAAATTTCCTCATGCTTGCTGTCCGAATTCCAATAGAAGAAAAGGCATTAAAAGAGGTAACGGATTATGCTACATCTATGAAACGCACATAA
- a CDS encoding MFS transporter translates to MTKQKNKFHYAWLLLIAVSIMVALGKNGISTAGGLYLAPVTQDLGIGMGSLTLYFSIASIVTMIFLPIAGKLMAKYDIRLILIVSIILMAGSFAMFGFMSSVWGWYLFSIPMAIGSIFITQMAGPVLINNWFKKHNGLAIGLMVAIGGVFGAIIQPTVGNLIASQGWRFSYIASGIAVAAIIIPIILLFIRMTPQQKGLQPVGMDEVKTNGDSSSQQETAKGITAAVAKKSSAFFALFGFFFIITSIASFSQHLAPFAMGVGYDIKFAGSALGAMQIGVLVGALSFGVLSDKIGAKNTAIFAMLLGLVPVGIFLTVPDNQTMFIVAIVIFGFIVSSLGTLGPLLTTALFGNKEYSQIYSTAAIGLAVAGIVALPGYGFIFEFTGSYTLVLYALAIMLILNALLVLLAFKGKKKLEKAGLWN, encoded by the coding sequence ATGACTAAACAAAAAAATAAGTTCCATTATGCTTGGTTACTATTAATCGCCGTATCTATAATGGTCGCTCTAGGTAAAAATGGTATTTCGACAGCAGGTGGATTGTATCTAGCACCTGTTACTCAAGATTTAGGTATTGGTATGGGGAGCTTAACACTATACTTTAGTATCGCATCAATCGTTACAATGATTTTCTTACCAATTGCAGGTAAATTAATGGCGAAATATGATATCCGCTTAATTTTAATCGTATCGATTATCTTAATGGCTGGTTCATTCGCAATGTTCGGATTCATGAGCTCAGTTTGGGGCTGGTACTTATTCAGTATTCCAATGGCAATTGGTTCAATTTTTATTACACAAATGGCAGGACCTGTTTTAATCAATAACTGGTTTAAAAAGCATAATGGATTAGCAATCGGACTTATGGTTGCAATCGGTGGTGTATTTGGTGCAATCATTCAACCAACAGTAGGTAATTTAATTGCCAGCCAAGGATGGAGATTTTCATATATTGCTTCAGGTATTGCTGTAGCGGCAATTATTATTCCAATCATTCTATTATTTATTCGAATGACTCCTCAACAAAAAGGTTTACAACCAGTTGGTATGGACGAAGTAAAAACAAATGGTGATTCTTCTTCTCAACAAGAGACGGCAAAAGGAATTACAGCTGCAGTTGCAAAAAAATCTAGCGCATTCTTTGCTTTATTTGGTTTTTTCTTCATCATTACATCGATTGCGAGCTTTAGTCAGCATCTTGCACCATTCGCAATGGGCGTTGGCTACGATATAAAATTTGCAGGTAGTGCATTAGGTGCCATGCAAATCGGTGTATTAGTTGGTGCTTTATCATTTGGTGTATTAAGTGATAAAATTGGTGCAAAAAACACAGCGATTTTCGCGATGTTATTAGGTTTAGTGCCAGTAGGTATTTTCCTAACAGTTCCTGATAATCAAACAATGTTTATCGTCGCAATTGTTATTTTTGGTTTCATCGTTTCATCACTAGGAACATTAGGGCCTCTTTTAACAACAGCATTATTTGGAAACAAAGAATATAGTCAAATTTATTCTACAGCTGCAATTGGTTTAGCAGTTGCTGGTATCGTAGCATTACCGGGATATGGTTTTATCTTTGAGTTTACTGGTAGCTATACACTAGTACTGTATGCACTTGCTATTATGTTGATTTTAAACGCGCTATTAGTATTATTAGCGTTTAAAGGTAAAAAGAAATTAGAAAAAGCAGGTTTGTGGAATTAA
- a CDS encoding type III polyketide synthase: protein MPKIVSVGTYTPPYSLAQSNIEQLTKELFQHKISRLERLLKVFENGEIETRNFCVPPDWYREDHTFEERNELYIRLTTAYSVEVIQRCLANRSFLQKDIATKDIDAIIFVSSTGISTPSIDARVMNVLAFSEHIVRIPIWGLGCAGGAAGVSRAYDYCKAYPNAKVLVVCVELCSLTFQKEDYTKSNLVGTSLFADGAACVLVCGDDVELEQERAIPHILGCKSKWMPNSEDVMGWDVKSGGLHVVFSKSIPGIISNWLGPFIHEFLSSYNISSSQINNFVAHPGGKKVLNAYEDALNLTKMHTSVSREILKTHGNMSSPTVLYVLEQFMLKENQSNPLGLLVALGPGFSGEAVLLEWRA from the coding sequence ATTCCTAAAATCGTTTCGGTTGGTACATACACGCCACCATACTCATTAGCTCAGTCCAATATTGAGCAATTAACAAAAGAGCTTTTTCAACACAAGATTTCTAGATTAGAAAGGCTACTAAAGGTTTTTGAAAATGGTGAAATAGAAACGCGAAATTTTTGTGTTCCACCAGATTGGTATCGTGAGGACCATACATTTGAAGAGCGTAATGAACTTTATATTCGGTTAACTACAGCGTATAGTGTGGAAGTCATTCAACGGTGCTTGGCTAATCGCTCATTTTTACAAAAAGATATTGCTACAAAAGATATTGATGCCATTATTTTTGTCAGCAGCACAGGAATTTCAACGCCTAGCATCGATGCGCGTGTCATGAATGTTTTAGCTTTTTCGGAGCATATTGTTCGAATACCGATTTGGGGACTTGGCTGTGCTGGTGGAGCTGCTGGTGTTAGTAGGGCATATGACTATTGCAAAGCATATCCAAACGCTAAAGTGCTCGTAGTTTGTGTAGAGCTTTGTAGCTTAACGTTTCAGAAAGAGGATTATACAAAAAGTAATTTAGTTGGGACATCTTTGTTTGCAGATGGCGCGGCCTGTGTGCTTGTTTGTGGGGATGATGTGGAGCTTGAACAGGAAAGAGCTATCCCACACATCCTTGGTTGCAAATCAAAATGGATGCCAAATTCTGAAGATGTAATGGGGTGGGATGTGAAAAGCGGAGGATTACATGTTGTATTTTCTAAAAGTATCCCCGGTATCATCTCAAATTGGCTTGGCCCATTTATTCATGAATTTTTAAGTAGTTACAATATTTCATCAAGCCAAATTAATAATTTTGTAGCACATCCAGGTGGAAAAAAAGTATTGAATGCTTATGAGGATGCCCTGAATTTAACAAAAATGCATACAAGTGTTTCACGTGAAATATTAAAAACGCATGGTAATATGTCTTCCCCAACGGTTCTTTATGTTTTAGAGCAATTTATGCTCAAGGAAAATCAATCCAATCCATTAGGTTTACTTGTTGCACTGGGTCCAGGTTTTAGTGGGGAAGCGGTGTTATTAGAATGGAGGGCATAA